Proteins co-encoded in one Setaria viridis chromosome 9, Setaria_viridis_v4.0, whole genome shotgun sequence genomic window:
- the LOC117835001 gene encoding L10-interacting MYB domain-containing protein-like has product MDWNDGYTTIVCKLFAEQVRKGNRPNTHLNNVGYSEVKERFFQSTGIMLKKSQLKNKWDKLRGDLSAWKKLMRKQTGTGWNWEKGTINMDTEWWKKTKKDIPGVGKFKNRPLQNEDELKVMFGNIINEEQDHWNPMSSNPIIPPSQEAPNPMSSNFIDAEDGLEMGGNNDLDNGDEVQEVSPSVANAKKKVHVILDKPNKKSKASTALVIQEHISKISDNASSFVASRQAGITIEQVMDHVAACGAACGSDEHFVATELFVKKEQREMFMTIPTNEARFSWLKRKYDMMFAK; this is encoded by the exons ATGGATTGGAATGATGGCTATACCACCATTGTTTGCAAGTTGTTTGCTGAACAAGTTAGAAAAGGAAATCGACCAAACACTCATTTGAACAATGTGGGATATTCCGAGGTGAAAGAAAGGTTTTTTCAGAGTACCGGTATCATGTTGAAAAAAAGTCAACTTAAGAACAAGTGGGATAAGTTGAGGGGTGATTTGTCTGCATGGAAAAAATTAATGAGAAAGCAAACTGGTACTGGTTGGAACTGGGAGAAGGGAACTATCAATATGGACACCGAGtggtggaaaaaaacaaaaaaa GACATTCCTGGCGTGGGAAAATTTAAGAATAGGCCTCTCCAAAACGAAGATGAGTTGAAGGTGATGTTTGGAAACATCATTAATGAAGAGCAAGATCATTGGAATCCTATGAGTTCCAACCCCATCATACCCCCAAGCCAAGAAGCACCCAATCCTATGAGTTCCAACTTCATTGATGCCGAGGATGGGTTAGAGATGGGTGGTAACAATGATTTAGACAATGGCGATGAGGTCCAGGAGGTTTCTCCTTCCGTTGCCAATGCTAAGAAAAAAGTACATGTGATCCTTGATAAACCTAACAAGAAATCTAAGGCAAGCACAGCATTAGTTATACAAGAACACATCTCCAAGATATCAGATAATGCTTCCTCTTTTGTGGCAAGCAGGCAAGCTGGGATCACTATTGAACAAGTAATGGACCATGTTGCCGCATGTGGGGCTGCGTGTGGCAGTGATGAGCATTTTGTGGCAACTGAGCTTTTTGTCAAGAAAGAGCAAAGGGAAATGTTCATGACTATTCCCACCAATGAGGCTAGGTTTAGTTGGCTTAAGAGGAAGTACGATATGATGTTTGCAAAGTGA